A portion of the Malania oleifera isolate guangnan ecotype guangnan chromosome 3, ASM2987363v1, whole genome shotgun sequence genome contains these proteins:
- the LOC131151641 gene encoding ACT domain-containing protein ACR2 produces MKKVCWPYFDPEFDNLPERIFGPSCKVDIDNESCEDCSVVKVDSVNKQGLLLEVVQVLTDLNLAISKSYISSDAGWFMDVFHVTDEDGNKVTDQTVINYIQQAIGTGRKTPKSCGAANNRVLDSSEPPRCSERTTIEMSGTDRPGLFSEISAALADLRCNVVEAHAWTHNARLACVAYISNNQFSDAPIDDPHRLATIEDHLTTVLRATSTSTCATETMSNKREVKTAGFPGGEGGGVTATSVERRLHQLMVSVRDFEGPSSSYVVPWGRSNNSSVVSIESCDEKGYSIVSLECKDRSRLMFDTVCTLTDLQYVIFHASTGSRQGHAFQEYFIRHMDGRALKTDSEKERVVKCLEAAIERRVCEGVRLELCAKNRVGLLSDITRVLRENGLTVVRADVATQGGKAVNAFYVRDIFGNDVDMEFIESLKREMGLINLEVKNETMPRSSSLPDQRSRFSIGDMLKSQIERFSHNFIPTR; encoded by the exons ATGAAGAAAGTTTGTTGGCCCTATTTTGATCCCGAGTTCGATAATCTTCCGGAGAGGATATTTGGTCCCTC TTGTAAAGTCGACATTGACAATGAAAGCTGTGAAGATTGCTCAGTGGTAAAG GTAGATAGTGTAAACAAGCAGGGCCTCCTCTTAGAAGTTGTGCAAGTATTGACAGATTTGAACCTCGCCATCTCAAAGAGCTACATTTCCTCTGATGCAGGATGGTTCATGGATg TTTTTCATGTCACAGATGAAGATGGCAACAAAGTTACCGATCAAACAGTCATCAACTATATCCAGCAG GCCATAGGTACAGGCAGGAAAACCCCAAAGTCCTGTGGCGCCGCCAATAATAGGGTATTGGACTCCTCGGAGCCTCCCCGCTGCAGCGAGCGCACTACCATCGAAATGAGCGGAACCGACCGGCCTGGCCTCTTCTCCGAGATATCGGCGGCGCTCGCCGACCTCCGCTGCAACGTGGTGGAGGCTCACGCCTGGACCCACAATGCCCGCCTAGCTTGCGTCGCCTACATTTCCAACAATCAGTTTTCCGACGCCCCCATCGACGACCCCCACCGCCTGGCCACCATCGAAGACCACCTCACCACCGTCCTACGCGCCACCTCCACCTCTACCTGCGCCACGGAGACCATGTCCAACAAGAGGGAGGTGAAGACGGCGGGATTTCCTGGAGGAGAGGGCGGCGGGGTCACCGCGACGAGCGTGGAGAGACGGCTGCATCAGCTTATGGTGTCAGTGCGGGACTTTGAGGGGCCATCGAGCTCGTACGTGGTGCCGTGGGGACGGAGTAATAACTCGTCGGTGGTATCGATAGAGAGCTGCGACGAGAAGGGGTACTCGATAGTGAGTTTAGAGTGTAAGGATCGGTCAAGGCTCATGTTCGACACGGTGTGTACGCTCACGGATTTGCAGTATGTCATTTTCCATGCTTCTACTGGTTCTCGTCAAGGTCATGCATTTCAG GAATACTTTATCCGACACATGGACGGACGTGCTTTAAAGACAGATAGCGAAAAGGAACGAGTGGTGAAATGCTTAGAAGCTGCCATAGAGCGCCGTGTTTGTgag GGGGTGCGGTTAGAATTATGTGCAAAGAATAGGGTAGGGTTGTTGTCGGACATAACTAGAGTTCTTCGAGAAAATGGTCTCACCGTGGTTCGAGCAGATGTGGCAACCCAAGGAGGAAAGGCTGTGAATGCCTTCTACGTGAGAGACATTTTTGGCAACGATGTAGATATGGAGTTCATTGAGTCATTGAAGAGAGAGATGGGTTTGATAAACCTTGAAGTCAAGAATGAGACAATGCCGAGGTCGAGCTCATTGCCAGATCAAAGGTCTCGATTCTCTATCGGTGACATGCTAAAATCGCAGATCGAGCGCTTTTCCCACAACTTCATTCCAACTAGGTAG